AATCGAAACGGAAATATTGTATTTTTTGCGGACAGAGATTGTTTCAACCGACTTCCGTTACCTGCGGAAGCATAGAATGTAAAGATGGTCTGAAACTTTACAAAGCTCTTCAACGAAGTAAAACAATGAATTGTGAATTTGCGAAAGTGAATAAAGACGGGCGGGTTAGGTGCTCAAAGGGTTTGTTCCACGAGCACCAGCAGAAAAAAGGGTATCCGGTACAGGCGATTTGGCGTCATCCCGTTAAAGCGTGTGTCAAGTGTTCTGTTTACGCCAACGCGGGAGAGTTTACAAAAGAGGAATTAGAACGATTAAAAAAGATAGGGGGATTGGTAAAGACCAAAATCCCAGAACATTGGTGGGAAAAATATGAAACTACCCGAAAAGAAAATTATAAGAAACTGATGGAGGAGATCTAAGTGGCTGATTACCATCGTCTTAAAAGGGATATTCAAAAACTCGAAGAATTATCAACTCAAGTAGAGGATTTTTTCCATATTTCTTTCCCCGTGGCAAAAGAAGACGATACAAAAGGAATGCACTATTTCAGGGAGGCCGTTGGAATATCAAATTTAGCCGATTCTATTTCAGAAGAACTTGAAAAAGCGGTTGATTTTTTAGATTTAAAAATGCGGAGGATGCTTCTCAAAATTGCTTTATGGGACATGGAGGGCGAAGACTTACCTCTCCAAATTGAGGAAATACAAAAAAGGATTAAGCATTTTAATAAACAAATTAAGCATTTAAAAGAGAAAAAAGAGGGCCACCCCGCTAAGAGATGACCCCAAATAAAAAGAATATTTATAATCCTAATGGGTCCGCCAACACATCGTGAGCTTTTTCCGACCCAACGATTGCTAACCCGGAAATAAGTATAATTCTGTAAATGTCGGCAAGTGAAGAATAAGTAATAGCCCCGCAATAAATACCTACTCCCGTAACAATCAACCCAACAATAAATGCCATATTTTTAGGATTTTGCTTCACAAAGAATTTTTTAACAAAATAGCATTTGCGCAAAAGCTCAACCACCAACCAAGTGTAAGCGATGATGTATCCTAATTCCTTAATAAAAACTTCAACAGTCATCAGATATTCACCCCCTCTCAAAATCAATTCTACTCAAATATACAGCCAGCCCCTCTAAGTTCTCCTATTTACCTATGTTCAGCTATGGGTGAGAAAATAAACGTGGCTTAAAATGGCTCTCAGTAAGTCTCCCCAGCTCACTTGTTTCTTTTAATCGTAGCCTCGCAAAGCAAGGCGAAAATTACTGCTCAGATAAGAAAAAATATTCCTTTCCAATCCATAATAGACCTCCATTACTTTTTAATATTCCTGTGCACGGCGGCGAACAAATTTCCTTCCTCATCAGTTACTTTCAAATTCTTTCCTGTCAGCATTGATACAACATTCAAACTTTTCTGAAATTGCTCGTAAGCCAGGGCAACCATTTTTTCCCATATAACAGCTTGTAGGTTTTTATCACAGTCAGGAATTCCAAAGTGAGGACAGTTCACTTTACCGACCCAGCGTAATAATATATATAGCCAGCCCAGTTGTCATAGACAACAACGCCCCGATTATAATAGTAACCGCCCACGTTGGCTTCTTATCTGCTTCAAGTTTATATTCGAGGAGTTGATCTCTTAATGAGTTAATTGCTTTCCAAATATTCTCGAGCGAACCGTTTACGCTTTTTGCTAAATCTTCATGGTCTTTTTCAATAGTATCAGCCCGTTGCTTTAGGACAGCTATCTTTGAGTCTGCGTCCATCAAATTTCACCCATAACCTTCTTAGCGGTTTCAAATCTATCTTTGCCCGAAAGCTCAACCACAACTTTAAATTTTCCCTTGCATTTTGTAACAGCGTTCAATCCGATGGCATAAACTTTGTTAGAAGTGAAAGCGGGGAGGGAATTTACAATCAGAGGTATTCCCTTTTTCTCTGATAGATAACTGCCAATCCTTGCATCGACATCGTTATCCGTATATACACAACTTTCCATATCGACCTCCTGTTTATCTACACCAAAATAATTACAAATTCCCCTACAAATTGCTCCAGCACATCTATTTTGAAAATCGGTTTTGATAATTTCATCAAAATCATTTGAGTCCATAAAGCCCAGCTCAATTAAGGTAGCAGGCATTTTTGTTTTGGTTAAAACGGTAAACTTCTTCTGCTTAATCCCCCTGTCTTTTAATCCGCTCACTTTGACAACTTCAGAGTGAATAGCTTTAGCCAGTTTTGCCCCTTCGCTTGAGTTAGGGCAATGGAAAGTTTCCGTCCCTTCCCCTCCACCGGCGTTATGATGAACTGATACATAAATAGAACAGTTGTTCGCATTGGCTATATTGGCTTTTTGGTGAATTGAGCCAATACATTCGATATATATAATTCCTCTTTGGGCTAATTCTTGTTTTAAAAATTTAATGACAGCTCGGTTTAAATCAACTTCTTTAATTCCCTTGCTAACGCGAACCGCTCCGCTGTCTGAATTATGGTGGCCAGCGTCTATACCTATCATTATTTAGCCCTCTTCTCCTTCTTTTCATTTTTCAGTAATTCATTTTCAGCTTTTAATCTTTCTATTTCGAGTGCCATAACTTCTAATTGAATTTCATAAGTTGCTAATTTGTTCCCGAGACGTTGTACAAGTAAATTCACATCTACACCTTTTTCTTCGTGCATTTGTGTCCCCTTCCAATAGCCTTTCCGAATATTTTACCATCTATTCTCTTTTTAACCTTAACTTTTTTGCCCTTCTTATCAATTTCTTCAACTTCCTCTAAAGGACTTTCGACCAAATCGTAACTCCAAACATCTTCTTTTCCTTTTTCAATACCTACGATAAAGCAGGTTATTCCACCTTGTCCTTCAACCTCAAAAAAATCAGGAGTTTTATTGGTGCATTTCCCGCCATTTACAAAAACGTCATATTCTCCAATAAAGGATTTAAACCGCTCACCTAATTCTATTTTTGAGGAACCATTGACTTTAACATAATCAAAAATCATCGGTCTAAACGAGCCAGGATTATTTACACCAAAGGAGTTGTCTGTTACTGCTCCATCAGGGTCAAGGCGTACTTTCGGAAGCGATGTCCAGGAGGCTTTTACCGCAGCCCCCACGGTTATATTTGCTGACCCTGCCGCAATATAAAAATAGCTTGAAGCACTATATTTAAATCGAGCAGCAGAACTATATGAATTAAAAATACCGTCGCCAAACCCGTGGATTGTACCTCCAATAGTTGCAGCATAAAGACCTGTTATATTTCCCACATACAAATGAGACCAATGATAGGTGTTTGCTCCCAAAGTGCCAACTAAATCACTAATTGGCTCCACGCCATTTGCGTATAATTTATTAGAACAAGATATAAAGTTGGCATAACAAACATTAGCAGTTAAATTCCCTGCAAATGTTCCTGTTGCTCCTGATAAAGCTCCCGAAAAAGTGCCCGTTGCTCCTGTTATTGACCCCGAAAAAGTCCCGCTGGTAAAATTAACAGCCCCAGCAGAGGATATTTTAATAGTAGCTGCTGCATAAGTGGCAAAAGCTCCCCACCACATATTACCTGAACTATCAACATGCCAGGCATTTGCACCAATGGTGATTGCTCCCAATGCCCCAGAGGCGGCTGATAGGTTCCCCGAAAAGACTAAATTAGTCCCATTCCAAGTAAGTTTATCCCCAGATGAGTTCCCTATTGAAAACTTAGTTGTTCCCGCATCATCTCCCAACCAAAAACCAACCCCGGCATCGTAACCGTTTTGCCCTTGCCGAATAAACCCCTGTGAACCTATAACAAGATTTTTAAGAGAACCCGAACCGGCAATTATATCAGAAGCATAATTTTGCAGAACCTCAATCGGCCCTAAAAAATCACTCATTATTTGACCTCCCTTAATATCAACTTAAAAGCGGTTTCTTCTATATCCGGTCGTCTTGTATCGGTTATAGTAGTTTCCCCGCATTGTTCAAAGACGGGTTTAATATTATAAACTGTGCCATCTGTGTCGGTAAAAGATAAAAATTCCTGTTTAGCGATTGAAGCCCAAAGATTATCGATTATAACTTCGCCTAATTCGGGACTTTTTGTCCGTCCATCTAATAAACAAGGGTGGTCGAAAGCGGCTACGAGAAGTTCAAAGTCATACGTATATTCAGGGAGCGGCTCACAGGAATAAAAAGCGGAAAGAACAGTAGGAGTAGTTGAACCATCTCCCGCGAGAGTTGTTTTTATTTGTATTTCTTTTGCCTTCACATTAGAAGATACTATCGCCCACTCTTTTGATTTATCCCCGTCTGTGGAAGATGTCCCCGCTTCGACCCAATTAGCCCCTCTGTCTATTGAATATTCTACCTTTACTGTTTCGGCAGCTGCCAGAGTTTTGTGGGTTACCCCTATCCTTTGGTATAATTTAGTAATATTTGGTATCCCGTAAGCGTCTAAAGATTGGATAACATATCCAGTAGTGTTATATGTCGTTCCTTCTTTATAAACTCCTTGTCCTTTAACAGTAAAATATTTTTTATTTTTATAAACGGCAATATCTCTTACCTGGTTGGCTTCTGCTGATATAAGGGTGATAAAAACATCTTTAGATATGCCACCGAGAGCAAGGTTATAGCAACCCAAGCCTGTCAGATGGTTATAATTAAAATATACTTTATCTTTGCTATCAGCCATTGTTTCAATTTGGTATGGTCTATTTGCTGTTTCTTCCCCAATCTCAAAACCAAAACCGACTGTTCCGCTATTTATAAAATATGAAACTCCTATTTTGCTGCCTGTTGCCGGGGCTGATTGGTATCCATAAACCCAAAGTAAACCCTGGCAAAAATTGCAACCCAATCCGATAAAGCTCGATGGCAATTCTGTTACCTCGCTTGTCCCCGTGCCATCATAGACCCATACTTTTGTTACGTTCCCATTGTGCCCACAGAAATAAATATTACCACCAAACATAGTCCCTTCGGCGGTAAGCCCTGTAAGCGTCCACCCTGTCGAAGCGTCAAATATTTCAACCGAAGCAGCAGCAGCCAATACTTGATAAAGTTTAGTCGCAGTTATACCGTAAAGGGTTTTGTTGTGATAAAGTATTTTTTGTAGTCCCGTTAGGTCAGACCAATGAGCCCAGATTGAAGTGTCGCCTCTATGCACACCTTCGGTGCTGGAAATATTCGCGTACATATATTGCCCATCACAGGCAAAGTCAATAATCTCACTTGTTGTTGCCCCGGAAGCTATCGCCGCTGACATAGTTGTTCCATCATAGTAATAGACATTTGTTCCTTGAGCTGTCCAAAGATAACTCAATCCAACGCCCAATGCGTCATAATCCGTGTTGGCGGTTGCTTGAATTTTAGAGGTAGGCGGAAGTAATTTAATTTCTCCCCGCTCTGATATATCTATTGCTGATGAGTCTTTAAACCTACTCGGTAAAGAAAATTCTTTATCGTGGTAATCCTGGTCAAAACCCAAAGACCAGTCATCATATACCCTTCTCCAAGCATTAGAAAAATCTTGTTCTCCCCTGGTAGCTTGCATAGCAATCCGTTCAGCCAGTTGTCTTGTCGGGTATTTTTTGCGGGCGGATATTTTATTAAGGAGCATATAATAATTGCCATCTAATTTAATTGAGTGGGTTTTACCTACCGTTCCCATTAAATTCTCCTTCTGTATGCATAAAGTTTATTCAAGCCGAGCATAGCCCTTTCTTCATCAAACATTAGCTTCCAGTTGTAACCCGCTTTAGCCGAAGCCCCGATGGGATTAGCTTTTTCATCTAAATTGGCAGGGGCTTTATCATATCTTGCCCTGTTGCTCTCATCAGATAAAGAGAGTTTCCAGCAAGCATAATAAACAGGTAGTTCTTGAGCGTCTGTGGGTAAGTCGGTTTCGCTGGCATCGGCGATTAGTTTAGTGAAAGTCGCGGCGTATCTTAGACCCATTTTAACGGGTGAGCTTATGCCTCCGGTAAATCTAATCCCCTCACTTCCCGAACCATAAAAGTTTTTCATTATTCTGTAACTATCGCAAGGGGTCATTAAAGAATAACCCGTATCGGATAAAGATAAATCTAAAAACTTTTTGCAATCGGTTGGCAGGGGATAGGTGTAAACCCTGTCCGAATAAACTTGTTTTAAAGAGTCAACCGTTATAAAAGAATTTGACGAGGCGGTATAAGAAAATTCTATCTTAGTTATATTCGCCCAATTAGGGGAAAGTGTCGCGGTAAAATCTTTCCTGTCTACTTTCAAATGAGTGTAACCGTCAGATATAGAAAACCCCGCATAGGTATAATAATTTGTGTCATCTGTATAAAGTCTTAAATGGAAAGCTGTTTTTTTGGAAGCGTCATCACAGAATAACCAGAACTTAAACTTATCGTCATCTCGCCCTGCTAAATTCTCTGCTGTCGAAGGAGTTAAAACAGAAGTAACCGCTGTGCCTGCCGAGGTAATTCTCCTGCCTTGTGTCCCTGTCTTGTAAAAAACAACATCAGCCGCGCCGCCTACCCAACTTTCCCCTGTTTCAAAATTACAAACAACATCGGAATTCGCAGCCAAAGTATAATCATCTAATTTAGCTTGCCAAAGTTCCTGTGTTATCGCTTCATTGATAGCTTGTTCAATATCAATGGCAAAATAGTGGGGATTAAGGATTATGCTTGAATTGATTAGATGGGTGGCGGCGGTAGCCCCCATATATCCCCTTATTACCGTTACCGTTGTGGTGGTGGGGGTAGCCGATACCCTCATCAATTCGCTATCTATTTCAATAATATCGTTTGCCGAATATTTAGTATAATCGGTAGCCGTAAAAGTGGTAGCGGCAACATCGGTAATTGCAGTTCCCAAAATATCAATATCGTTAAAATCTTTTAAATTCCTTCTCACCTTATTTTTGTATTGTAAAAGTGTATTCGCCATTTAAACCCTCCTAATTACCAATATTTACGTTCCCATACCCATCATCATAAGTTTTGGTTGTCCTGTTGCTTCCTCGCCTCCAGCCAAACTAAATGCTGG
This Candidatus Oleimmundimicrobium sp. DNA region includes the following protein-coding sequences:
- a CDS encoding N-acetylmuramoyl-L-alanine amidase; translated protein: MIGIDAGHHNSDSGAVRVSKGIKEVDLNRAVIKFLKQELAQRGIIYIECIGSIHQKANIANANNCSIYVSVHHNAGGGEGTETFHCPNSSEGAKLAKAIHSEVVKVSGLKDRGIKQKKFTVLTKTKMPATLIELGFMDSNDFDEIIKTDFQNRCAGAICRGICNYFGVDKQEVDMESCVYTDNDVDARIGSYLSEKKGIPLIVNSLPAFTSNKVYAIGLNAVTKCKGKFKVVVELSGKDRFETAKKVMGEI